Proteins from a genomic interval of Trueperaceae bacterium:
- a CDS encoding PLP-dependent transferase has product MEQDRQGRAFATRAVRAGQHHDPLTMAHVTPIYQTSTFVLGSMAQGAALFAGESAGNVYSRVGNPTVRAVEEKVASLEGAEDGVAFASGMGAIAAVFMSLLRQGDEVLLLGPLYGGTRGLLEDLLPRFGVTARAVADHELAGAVGPHSRMLYVETPTNPDLRVHDLALVGRVARAHGLISVCDNTFATPYLTRPREHGIDLVVHSATKYLSGHGDLLGGVVAGPVELTGPIRMEGLRHLGATLDPFAAHLLLRGMRTLHLRMAAHCRNARAVALALRGLPGVARVHYPGLEEHPGHAVAARQMSDFGGMVSLELAGGLPAAAAFLEALRLFDHAVSLGDVASLACHPASTTHQLLPRELLAAEGVVDGLVRLSVGVEATDDLVADVVQAAAAAARVGVPA; this is encoded by the coding sequence ATGGAACAAGACAGGCAGGGGCGAGCCTTCGCCACGCGTGCCGTCCGCGCCGGGCAGCATCACGACCCGCTGACCATGGCGCACGTCACGCCCATCTACCAGACGAGCACGTTCGTGCTCGGCAGCATGGCGCAGGGCGCCGCCCTGTTCGCCGGCGAGTCGGCGGGCAACGTCTACTCGCGCGTCGGCAACCCCACCGTCAGGGCGGTCGAGGAGAAGGTGGCGTCGCTGGAGGGCGCGGAGGACGGGGTGGCGTTCGCGTCGGGCATGGGCGCCATCGCCGCCGTGTTCATGAGCCTGCTGCGCCAGGGCGACGAGGTGCTGCTCCTCGGGCCGCTCTACGGCGGCACGCGCGGCCTGCTGGAGGACCTCCTGCCGCGCTTCGGCGTGACGGCGCGCGCCGTGGCCGACCACGAGCTCGCGGGGGCCGTGGGTCCGCACAGCCGCATGCTCTACGTGGAGACGCCGACCAACCCCGACCTGCGGGTGCACGACCTGGCGCTAGTGGGCCGGGTGGCGCGGGCGCACGGACTGATCAGCGTGTGCGACAACACCTTCGCCACGCCGTACCTGACGCGTCCCCGCGAACACGGCATCGACCTCGTGGTGCACTCGGCGACCAAGTACTTGAGCGGCCACGGCGACCTCCTGGGAGGCGTCGTGGCGGGACCGGTCGAGCTGACCGGACCCATCCGCATGGAGGGGCTGCGTCACCTCGGCGCCACCCTCGACCCGTTCGCGGCGCACCTGCTGCTGCGCGGCATGCGCACCCTGCACCTGCGCATGGCGGCGCACTGCCGCAACGCCAGGGCGGTGGCGCTAGCCCTGCGCGGCCTACCGGGCGTGGCGCGCGTTCACTACCCGGGCCTGGAGGAGCACCCGGGTCACGCCGTGGCGGCGCGGCAGATGAGCGACTTCGGCGGGATGGTGTCGCTCGAGCTGGCCGGCGGGCTGCCCGCGGCGGCGGCCTTCCTCGAGGCGCTGCGCCTCTTCGACCACGCCGTGTCCCTCGGCGACGTGGCGTCGCTTGCCTGCCACCCCGCCTCGACCACCCACCAGCTCCTGCCGCGGGAACTGCTGGCGGCGGAGGGCGTGGTCGACGGGCTCGTGCGGCTGTCGGTGGGCGTCGAGGCGACGGACGACCTGGTCGCCGACGTGGTGCAGGCCGCGGCCGCCGCGGCGCGCGTGGGCGTGCCGGCCTAG
- a CDS encoding TRIC cation channel family protein has product MSWVDGLVWVGTLTFAASGALVAVHRRFDIIGVLVLATVTAIGGGSIRDVMVGALPPAALSNEALLWGVAATAIVVFFVHRRVREDSRLLYALDTFGLALFAALGAERGMAYGMGPWGTVFAGAVSGVGGGVLRDVLVGQVPGIFYRFGDFYASAAALGALAYYLVFAVDPRLALVVAVIVTLVVRVGSRALKLRLPVPRSGGGEPPPGSPRR; this is encoded by the coding sequence GTGAGTTGGGTCGACGGTCTCGTCTGGGTCGGCACGCTCACCTTCGCCGCCTCGGGGGCGTTGGTCGCGGTGCACCGGCGCTTCGACATCATCGGGGTGTTGGTGCTGGCGACCGTCACCGCCATCGGCGGCGGCTCCATCCGCGACGTCATGGTGGGCGCCCTGCCGCCGGCCGCGCTCTCCAACGAGGCGCTCCTCTGGGGCGTGGCCGCCACGGCGATCGTCGTGTTCTTCGTCCACCGGCGCGTGAGGGAGGACAGCCGGCTCCTCTACGCCCTCGACACCTTCGGCCTCGCGCTGTTCGCCGCCCTGGGGGCGGAGCGGGGCATGGCCTACGGCATGGGTCCGTGGGGCACCGTCTTCGCCGGGGCGGTGTCGGGGGTGGGGGGCGGGGTGTTGCGCGACGTGCTCGTGGGGCAGGTCCCCGGCATCTTCTACCGCTTCGGCGACTTCTACGCCTCGGCGGCGGCCCTCGGCGCCCTGGCCTACTACCTGGTGTTCGCCGTCGACCCGCGCCTCGCGCTCGTGGTGGCCGTGATCGTGACGCTGGTCGTGCGAGTCGGGAGCCGCGCGCTCAAGCTGCGCCTGCCGGTGCCGCGCTCGGGCGGGGGCGAGCCGCCGCCGGGATCGCCCCGGCGGTAA
- a CDS encoding diguanylate cyclase — translation MTVSRVLDDLTGAAARSELAPALAEFAARRDAAGEHHALAVMDVDNLKSLNDVYGHATGDAALRAVAARALGALRSGDRLFRYGGDEFVILLPDTDRAGAEAILRRVHQHVTADPVQAAVWVSVGVSVGVAATDERDGRDLFTRADDRARRAKRTGRNAVLADDGEAAPPADPLSGSRLQGRDPQLAAFSAFLATPGLAVLRVDAPAGAGVTRFLDELAVRARQAGRAVRRLDGRASRSGLHLWALDSAYAGVAHHEGVERDLAGLMANDAEARGLVLLVTAGPSLDLGSVRLVEARLGAGGAKLVEVVAPGAHGAFAPDERLQLTPLAPAEVGAWLGAALGGPLDGPLVAALTAAGEGLPGRVARLVGRLVASGALVRRGGVWSAEPSAVAREAARLAAEGEAGESGGRAAPRVTLPAWETPLVGRAPWLRSAGATAREHRLVTLVGAGGAGKSRLAAQLALELAHDPAGGAADGTHWVDLRSVGGAGALPGALAEAAGLEGVEDAEDLAARLGTRELRLVLDNADAVAEWAGGLPRLLARAPGLSLLVTSRMPLRLPGEVVLAVPALTHVAARELFRHGMRRVGVQDEPDERLLDEVLLRVGREPLALELAAAWTRILSGPELLARLDEQPGSLVAVPGMQPLTTRFIDVARRLMSEEEQAALGTLALIPGGFTAEDGREASGASAFFLLALLERSLLRRDGERYSVHSAIAERFRAALADVEAAEGRVARTYSGLARRLGELPGRERTERGFKRVDAERANLESALTWLAKRRDVAGVWPLVRLLRGYYDVRGRSRRGLAVFRQVDEALAGAVDAELLAWVREARGLFHWQRGEVDAARECVADALALLAPGGPNATFGMVLNTAGIVMDGDFDEQVGYFDASARMRASLGDEFGEAQARGNVALLLASRGRHEEAYAALQVARRNYVAVRHDSGLALTLASMAQQAHAGRLPAAGALALAREGLELAERIGYPYGARLAATAMAEVLAAGGRGEEAAAAFARAARWAHEEERPALEHDLHERAAAARLAGQAALAADPESA, via the coding sequence GTGACGGTTTCCCGCGTGCTGGACGACCTGACCGGCGCCGCCGCCCGATCGGAGTTGGCGCCGGCGCTGGCCGAGTTCGCCGCCCGGCGCGACGCCGCCGGCGAGCACCACGCACTCGCCGTCATGGACGTCGACAACCTGAAGTCCCTCAACGACGTCTACGGTCACGCCACCGGCGACGCCGCCCTCCGTGCCGTGGCGGCGCGCGCGCTCGGCGCCCTCCGAAGCGGCGACCGGCTGTTCCGGTACGGCGGCGACGAGTTCGTGATCCTCCTGCCCGACACCGACCGCGCGGGCGCGGAGGCGATACTGCGCCGCGTTCACCAGCACGTTACGGCAGACCCGGTGCAGGCGGCGGTGTGGGTGTCCGTCGGCGTGAGCGTGGGCGTGGCCGCCACGGACGAAAGGGACGGGCGCGACCTGTTCACGCGCGCCGACGACCGCGCGCGCCGGGCCAAGCGCACGGGCCGCAACGCCGTGCTCGCCGACGACGGGGAGGCCGCGCCGCCCGCCGACCCGCTGAGCGGATCGCGCCTGCAGGGGCGGGACCCGCAGCTCGCCGCCTTCAGCGCCTTCCTGGCGACGCCGGGGCTCGCGGTGCTCCGGGTGGACGCCCCCGCCGGGGCGGGCGTGACGCGCTTCCTCGACGAGCTGGCCGTCAGGGCTCGGCAGGCGGGCCGGGCGGTCAGGCGCCTGGATGGGCGGGCGTCCCGCAGCGGACTCCACCTCTGGGCGCTCGACTCCGCCTACGCCGGTGTGGCGCACCACGAGGGCGTGGAGCGCGACCTCGCCGGGCTGATGGCCAACGACGCGGAGGCGCGCGGCCTGGTGCTCCTCGTCACGGCCGGGCCGTCGCTCGACCTGGGCAGCGTGAGGCTGGTGGAGGCCCGGCTCGGCGCCGGCGGCGCGAAGCTGGTGGAGGTCGTGGCCCCCGGCGCTCACGGCGCCTTCGCTCCCGATGAGCGGCTCCAGCTGACGCCGCTTGCGCCCGCCGAGGTCGGCGCGTGGCTCGGCGCGGCGCTGGGAGGGCCGCTCGACGGGCCGCTCGTGGCGGCGTTGACGGCGGCGGGGGAGGGGCTGCCCGGCCGGGTGGCGCGCCTCGTCGGGCGGCTCGTGGCGAGCGGGGCGCTCGTGCGGCGTGGCGGCGTGTGGAGCGCCGAGCCGAGCGCCGTGGCGCGCGAGGCGGCGCGGCTCGCGGCGGAAGGCGAGGCGGGGGAGTCCGGAGGTCGCGCCGCCCCCCGCGTCACGCTGCCCGCGTGGGAGACGCCGCTCGTCGGCCGGGCGCCGTGGCTCAGGAGCGCCGGCGCCACCGCGCGCGAGCACCGCCTCGTCACCCTGGTGGGCGCCGGCGGCGCGGGCAAGTCCCGGCTGGCCGCGCAGCTCGCGCTGGAGCTGGCCCACGACCCGGCGGGCGGCGCGGCCGACGGCACCCACTGGGTGGATCTGAGAAGCGTCGGCGGCGCCGGGGCGCTGCCCGGCGCCCTCGCCGAGGCGGCCGGACTCGAGGGCGTCGAGGACGCCGAGGACCTGGCGGCGCGCCTGGGCACGCGGGAGCTGCGGCTGGTTCTGGACAACGCCGACGCGGTCGCCGAGTGGGCCGGCGGCCTGCCGCGCCTGCTGGCGCGCGCCCCCGGTCTGAGCCTGTTGGTCACCTCGCGCATGCCGTTGCGCCTGCCGGGGGAGGTCGTGCTGGCCGTGCCCGCCCTGACGCATGTCGCGGCGCGCGAACTGTTCCGCCACGGGATGCGCCGCGTCGGCGTTCAAGACGAACCAGACGAGCGCCTCCTCGACGAGGTGCTCCTGCGCGTCGGCCGCGAGCCGCTCGCGCTGGAGCTCGCGGCCGCCTGGACGCGGATCCTGAGCGGCCCAGAGCTGCTGGCGAGGCTGGACGAGCAACCGGGATCGCTCGTGGCGGTGCCGGGCATGCAGCCACTCACCACGCGCTTCATCGACGTGGCGCGGCGGCTCATGAGCGAGGAGGAGCAGGCGGCCCTCGGGACGCTCGCCCTCATCCCCGGCGGCTTCACCGCCGAGGACGGCCGCGAGGCCAGCGGCGCCTCGGCGTTCTTCCTGCTGGCTCTGCTCGAGCGCTCCCTGCTGCGCCGCGACGGGGAGCGTTACTCGGTCCACTCCGCCATCGCCGAGCGTTTCCGAGCCGCGCTCGCGGACGTGGAGGCCGCGGAGGGGCGGGTGGCGCGCACCTACTCCGGACTGGCGCGGCGCCTGGGCGAGCTCCCCGGGCGCGAGCGGACGGAGCGGGGGTTCAAGCGGGTCGACGCGGAGCGCGCCAACCTCGAGAGCGCGCTGACCTGGCTGGCGAAGCGACGGGACGTCGCCGGGGTGTGGCCGCTCGTGCGGCTGCTGCGCGGCTACTACGACGTGCGGGGCAGGTCGCGTCGCGGGCTCGCCGTCTTCCGGCAGGTCGACGAGGCGCTCGCCGGTGCGGTGGACGCGGAGCTCCTGGCGTGGGTGAGGGAGGCGCGCGGGCTCTTCCATTGGCAGCGCGGCGAGGTCGACGCGGCCAGGGAGTGCGTGGCCGACGCGCTCGCGCTGCTCGCGCCGGGTGGACCGAACGCCACCTTCGGCATGGTGCTTAACACGGCCGGGATCGTCATGGACGGTGACTTCGACGAGCAGGTGGGTTACTTCGACGCCTCGGCGCGCATGCGCGCCTCGCTGGGCGACGAGTTCGGGGAGGCGCAGGCGCGCGGCAACGTGGCGTTGCTGCTGGCGTCGCGCGGGAGGCACGAGGAGGCGTACGCGGCCCTGCAGGTGGCGCGCCGCAACTACGTGGCGGTGCGGCACGACAGCGGGCTGGCGTTGACCTTGGCCAGCATGGCGCAGCAGGCTCACGCGGGCCGGTTGCCGGCGGCCGGGGCCTTGGCGCTGGCGCGCGAGGGGCTCGAGCTGGCGGAGCGCATCGGCTACCCCTACGGCGCACGCCTCGCCGCGACCGCCATGGCGGAGGTGTTGGCCGCCGGCGGCCGGGGCGAGGAGGCCGCCGCCGCGTTCGCGCGCGCCGCGCGCTGGGCCCACGAGGAGGAGCGCCCGGCCCTCGAGCACGACCTCCACGAGCGCGCCGCCGCGGCGCGCCTGGCCGGGCAGGCGGCCCTGGCGGCCGACCCGGAGAGCGCCTAG
- a CDS encoding DUF4342 domain-containing protein translates to MNDTEGETRNEREGAAATGAATGAATGAAAGAQTSRGGRTTTEEFRVSGEAVVAKVKELVHEGNVRRIAVKNDDGKTLIEIPLTLGVIGTVLLPVWAALGAIAAMVANLTITVERVVKDDEEKPA, encoded by the coding sequence ATGAACGACACCGAGGGTGAAACGAGGAACGAACGGGAGGGCGCGGCCGCCACTGGCGCCGCCACTGGCGCCGCCACGGGCGCCGCCGCCGGTGCGCAGACCAGCAGGGGCGGAAGGACCACCACGGAGGAGTTCCGCGTCTCCGGGGAGGCCGTGGTAGCCAAGGTCAAGGAGCTCGTCCACGAGGGGAACGTGCGCCGCATCGCCGTGAAGAACGACGACGGCAAGACCCTCATCGAGATCCCCTTGACGCTCGGGGTGATCGGCACGGTGCTGCTGCCCGTGTGGGCGGCCCTCGGCGCCATCGCGGCCATGGTGGCCAACCTGACCATCACCGTCGAGCGCGTCGTCAAGGACGACGAGGAGAAGCCCGCCTGA
- a CDS encoding ABC transporter ATP-binding protein, with translation MLRRFFSHYAPYRGLFALDFTSAVVSGVLELAFPLAVQVFIDRLLPTGHWASIAMAAVALALVYLLNTGLMATVTYWGHMLGINIETDMRRNAFDHLQKLSFGYYDEQKTGHLVARLTKDLEEIGEVAHHGPEDLFIAVMTLLGAFVLMFTVNVPLALITLAVVPFTGWFTVRYGGRMTQNWRAIYDRVGAFNGRIEENVGGMRVVQAFANEDHERELFARDNQAYRTTKLEAYRIMAATNAFSYLSMRFTQLIVMVAGSYFVITGGLSNGGFVAFILLVGVFFRPLEKINAVIETYPKGIAGFRRYTELIDTRPDIADRPGAVEVSNLRGDIAFEGVSFGYERSREVLRNVDLRVAAGETVAFVGPSGAGKTTICSLLPRFYEPSRGRITIDGMDVRDMTLASLRRQIGIVQQDVFLFAGTIRDNIAYGRIGATEAEILEAARRARLDRLVEELPNGLDTVIGERGVKLSGGQKQRLAIARIFLKNPPILILDEATSALDTQTERAIQQSLTELAEGRTTLVIAHRLATVKDANRIVVVDEDGIEEQGTHEELLARPGTYRLLHRAQSV, from the coding sequence GTGCTGCGGCGCTTCTTCTCCCATTACGCACCCTACCGGGGCCTCTTCGCGCTCGATTTCACTAGCGCCGTCGTGTCGGGGGTCCTGGAGCTGGCGTTCCCGCTCGCCGTGCAGGTCTTCATCGACAGGCTCCTCCCCACCGGCCACTGGGCGTCGATCGCGATGGCCGCGGTGGCCCTCGCCCTCGTCTACCTGCTGAACACGGGCCTCATGGCGACCGTCACCTACTGGGGCCACATGCTCGGCATCAACATCGAGACCGACATGCGGCGCAACGCCTTCGACCACCTTCAGAAGTTGTCGTTCGGCTACTACGACGAGCAGAAGACCGGTCACCTCGTGGCGCGCCTGACCAAGGACCTCGAGGAGATCGGCGAGGTGGCGCACCACGGCCCGGAGGACCTGTTCATCGCGGTCATGACGCTGCTGGGCGCGTTCGTCCTGATGTTCACGGTCAACGTCCCGCTGGCCCTCATCACCCTGGCCGTCGTGCCGTTCACGGGCTGGTTCACCGTGCGTTACGGCGGGCGCATGACGCAGAACTGGCGCGCCATCTACGACCGCGTGGGCGCCTTCAACGGCCGCATCGAGGAGAACGTGGGCGGCATGCGCGTGGTGCAGGCGTTCGCCAACGAGGATCACGAGCGCGAGCTGTTCGCGCGCGACAACCAGGCGTACCGCACCACCAAGCTGGAGGCGTACCGCATCATGGCGGCCACCAACGCCTTCTCCTACCTCAGCATGCGCTTCACCCAACTGATCGTCATGGTGGCGGGCAGCTACTTCGTGATCACGGGCGGCCTGAGCAACGGCGGCTTCGTGGCGTTCATCCTCCTCGTGGGCGTCTTCTTCAGGCCCCTCGAGAAGATCAACGCCGTTATCGAGACGTACCCGAAGGGCATCGCCGGCTTCAGGCGCTACACGGAGCTGATCGACACGAGGCCCGACATCGCCGACCGGCCGGGGGCGGTGGAGGTGAGCAACCTGCGGGGCGACATCGCCTTCGAGGGCGTGAGCTTCGGTTACGAGCGCAGCCGCGAGGTGTTGCGGAACGTGGACCTGCGCGTCGCGGCCGGCGAGACGGTGGCGTTCGTGGGCCCGTCGGGGGCGGGCAAGACGACCATCTGCTCGCTCCTGCCGCGCTTCTACGAGCCGAGCCGCGGCCGCATCACCATCGACGGGATGGACGTGCGCGACATGACGCTGGCGAGCCTCAGGCGCCAGATCGGGATCGTGCAGCAGGACGTCTTCCTCTTCGCCGGCACGATCAGGGACAACATCGCCTACGGCAGGATAGGCGCGACGGAAGCGGAGATCCTCGAGGCGGCGCGCCGCGCGCGCCTCGACCGGCTCGTCGAGGAGCTCCCGAACGGGCTCGACACCGTCATCGGCGAGCGCGGGGTGAAGCTGTCCGGCGGGCAGAAGCAGCGCCTCGCCATCGCGCGCATATTCCTCAAGAACCCGCCCATCCTCATCCTCGACGAGGCCACCTCGGCCCTCGACACCCAGACGGAGCGAGCCATCCAGCAGTCGCTAACGGAGCTGGCGGAGGGGCGCACCACGCTGGTGATCGCGCACCGCCTGGCGACTGTGAAGGACGCCAACAGGATCGTGGTCGTCGACGAGGACGGCATCGAGGAGCAGGGCACCCACGAGGAGCTGCTGGCGCGGCCGGGCACCTACCGCCTGCTGCACCGCGCGCAGAGCGTGTGA
- a CDS encoding cupin domain-containing protein — MNAKRHDLTAAMRPEPTSAGKSFLVREPGLTQVLLTMAPGQGMPVHDHPGATVSILGLVGQATVYLEGVPNPVKERELISFPGEHQVSPRNDSDALAVVLITLAERVPSA, encoded by the coding sequence ATGAACGCCAAGCGACACGACCTCACGGCCGCCATGCGGCCCGAGCCGACGAGCGCGGGGAAGAGCTTCCTCGTCAGGGAGCCGGGCCTCACGCAGGTACTCCTCACCATGGCCCCCGGACAGGGCATGCCGGTGCACGACCACCCGGGCGCCACCGTCAGCATCCTCGGGCTCGTGGGTCAGGCCACCGTCTACCTCGAAGGGGTCCCGAACCCCGTCAAGGAGCGAGAGCTCATCTCCTTCCCGGGCGAGCACCAGGTGAGCCCGCGCAACGACTCGGACGCGCTCGCCGTGGTGCTGATCACCTTGGCGGAACGGGTGCCGTCGGCCTGA
- a CDS encoding AzlC family ABC transporter permease: MSTPAERPRVGDGLVASLPIALAYFPVAVSFGVAAAKAGFSLAEATFMSVIIFAGASQFLALALLAGGAAPLLAVLSLLAMNARHLLYAPALLEQVKRRAGAAPRTRWAWLWAWGLSDEVFASAIGRVAAGSLAWREGWQAGIGLGAYLAWTSGTVVGAVLGGGAFERWPAVDAALGFLMPALFVSLLLAMFERRHLPAVAAAVVGFGVGAALTTPSTGLLVGMLAGGLAGAVGGAGPQEGGAE; the protein is encoded by the coding sequence ATGAGCACGCCCGCAGAGCGACCGCGCGTAGGCGACGGCCTCGTCGCCAGCCTGCCCATCGCGCTGGCCTACTTCCCCGTGGCGGTCTCGTTCGGGGTGGCCGCGGCGAAGGCGGGCTTCAGCCTGGCCGAGGCCACGTTCATGTCGGTAATCATCTTCGCGGGCGCCAGCCAGTTCCTCGCCCTCGCCCTCCTGGCCGGCGGCGCGGCGCCCCTGCTGGCGGTCCTGTCGCTGCTGGCGATGAACGCTCGCCACCTCCTCTACGCCCCGGCGCTCCTCGAACAGGTGAAGCGCCGCGCCGGCGCCGCGCCCCGGACCAGGTGGGCGTGGCTGTGGGCCTGGGGCCTCAGCGACGAGGTCTTCGCCAGCGCCATCGGCCGCGTGGCCGCGGGTTCGCTCGCCTGGCGCGAGGGCTGGCAGGCGGGCATCGGCCTGGGGGCCTACCTGGCGTGGACGTCCGGCACGGTCGTCGGCGCCGTGCTGGGCGGCGGCGCGTTCGAGCGCTGGCCCGCCGTCGACGCCGCCCTCGGTTTCCTTATGCCGGCGCTGTTCGTGTCGCTGCTCCTCGCCATGTTCGAGCGGCGTCACCTCCCGGCCGTGGCGGCGGCCGTGGTCGGTTTCGGCGTCGGCGCCGCGTTGACCACGCCCAGCACGGGCCTCCTCGTGGGGATGCTGGCAGGCGGCCTGGCCGGCGCGGTCGGCGGCGCCGGCCCGCAGGAGGGAGGGGCCGAGTGA
- a CDS encoding phage holin family protein has translation MIYFLVRLLVYTTAAAVVLNVVPGLLAHGSDAPAALLPPVLAYVVVGLVFGALHSFVRPVMLFFSGRLYIWSLGLVAMVIDVLIFLGLSYLGQEGWADPARRLVTAALGAVLMGVLVAAFDAVVGFDSPRLPGDERSTPAYWRWLERLPGGERNRLAESLRTVQLIAMLRSYLVDIAVGYTFLAPVRNFMKRLLYRVRPRLSEEDPAVKLRLMLQELGPTFVKFGQLVASRSEVLPPTWRQELEQLQDHVRPFTFLEAAAQVQRELKRPLAVAFATFEETPLAAASMGQVHAATLPDGTRVVVKVQRPNIELLVRADLNVLRDLIATLEARLRVVRRLGLSPLFDEFADMVVAELDFDNEAYQAEQLKHNMREFPFVHVPAVYPGWSGRRVLTLERVTGVKITDVAALGLSERGRRALALKFFRALLEQVVLDGFFHADLHGGNVWYDRERRQIVFLDMGQVGQLTRADRVRLAQLIWALHDRAPGATAQQLLALCQPHPGVDRAALERDVRRLLNHHLVLHAADPDVGALLAELMTLLVRNGLKLRRSFTLAFKSIGQGEAIMRTLMGSEGADEVVDIAFHTLRELLVKRLDPTRLVPEVAAPFARELAGRAPNVVGAALGLLEAFEGGRTALQVDASSLSQRLESVERGFERGFRRMVLSISLVGLMLASALVLAAPLADITAPAERIIIRVAAVVGVSVSSVSTVLVLAGVVLPRRREGQD, from the coding sequence ATGATCTACTTCCTCGTCAGGTTGCTCGTCTACACGACGGCGGCCGCGGTGGTGCTGAACGTCGTGCCCGGCCTCCTGGCGCACGGCTCCGATGCGCCGGCGGCGCTGCTGCCGCCCGTGCTCGCCTACGTTGTGGTCGGGCTCGTGTTCGGGGCGCTCCACTCCTTCGTGCGCCCCGTGATGCTCTTCTTCAGCGGCCGGCTCTACATCTGGTCGTTGGGCCTGGTGGCGATGGTCATCGACGTGCTCATCTTCCTGGGCCTCAGCTACCTCGGTCAGGAGGGGTGGGCCGACCCGGCGCGGCGCCTCGTCACGGCCGCCCTCGGGGCCGTGCTCATGGGCGTGCTGGTGGCCGCGTTCGACGCGGTCGTCGGGTTCGATAGCCCGCGGCTGCCCGGCGACGAGCGCTCGACGCCGGCCTACTGGCGCTGGCTGGAGCGGCTCCCGGGCGGCGAGCGCAACCGCCTGGCGGAGAGCTTGCGCACCGTCCAACTGATCGCCATGCTGCGCTCCTACCTGGTCGACATCGCCGTGGGTTACACCTTCCTGGCGCCGGTGCGCAACTTCATGAAGCGCCTCCTCTACCGCGTGCGGCCGAGGTTGAGCGAGGAGGACCCCGCCGTCAAGCTCCGCCTGATGCTGCAGGAGCTGGGTCCCACCTTCGTGAAGTTCGGGCAGTTGGTGGCGAGCCGCAGCGAGGTCTTGCCGCCCACCTGGCGCCAGGAGCTGGAGCAACTGCAGGACCACGTCAGGCCGTTCACCTTCCTCGAGGCGGCGGCGCAGGTGCAGCGCGAGCTGAAGCGCCCGCTCGCCGTCGCCTTCGCGACCTTCGAGGAGACGCCCCTGGCGGCCGCCTCGATGGGCCAGGTCCACGCCGCTACGCTGCCCGACGGCACGAGGGTGGTCGTGAAGGTCCAACGGCCGAACATCGAGTTGCTTGTGCGCGCCGACCTCAACGTCCTGCGCGACCTCATCGCCACGCTCGAGGCGCGCCTACGCGTGGTGCGGCGCCTCGGCCTGTCGCCCCTCTTCGACGAGTTCGCCGACATGGTCGTGGCCGAGCTCGACTTCGACAACGAGGCGTACCAGGCGGAGCAGCTCAAGCACAACATGCGGGAGTTCCCGTTCGTGCACGTGCCGGCCGTCTACCCAGGCTGGTCGGGCCGCCGCGTCCTGACGCTCGAGCGCGTGACGGGCGTGAAGATCACGGACGTGGCGGCGCTCGGCCTGAGCGAGCGCGGGCGCAGGGCCCTTGCCCTGAAGTTCTTCCGGGCGCTACTGGAGCAGGTGGTGCTGGACGGCTTCTTCCACGCCGATCTGCACGGCGGCAACGTCTGGTACGACCGGGAGCGGCGTCAGATCGTCTTCCTCGACATGGGGCAGGTTGGTCAACTGACGCGCGCCGACCGGGTGCGCCTCGCCCAGCTGATCTGGGCGCTGCACGACCGCGCCCCGGGCGCGACGGCGCAGCAGCTGCTGGCCCTCTGCCAGCCGCACCCCGGCGTGGACCGGGCCGCCCTCGAGCGCGACGTGAGGCGTCTCCTCAACCACCACCTCGTGCTGCACGCCGCCGACCCGGACGTCGGCGCGCTGCTGGCGGAGCTGATGACCCTGCTCGTGCGCAACGGCCTCAAGCTGCGTCGCTCGTTCACGCTGGCGTTCAAGTCGATCGGTCAGGGCGAGGCGATCATGCGCACACTGATGGGCTCCGAGGGGGCCGACGAGGTGGTCGACATCGCCTTCCACACCTTGCGCGAGCTGCTGGTCAAGCGCCTCGACCCCACCCGGTTGGTGCCGGAGGTGGCGGCGCCGTTCGCGCGGGAACTGGCGGGGCGGGCGCCGAACGTGGTGGGCGCCGCCCTCGGGCTCCTGGAGGCGTTCGAGGGGGGCCGCACGGCGCTGCAGGTCGACGCGAGTTCCCTGTCGCAGCGGCTCGAGTCGGTCGAGCGCGGCTTCGAGCGCGGCTTCAGGCGCATGGTGCTCAGCATCTCGCTCGTGGGGTTGATGCTGGCCTCGGCGCTCGTGCTGGCGGCGCCCCTGGCCGACATCACCGCCCCGGCGGAGCGCATCATCATCCGGGTGGCGGCCGTGGTGGGGGTGAGCGTCAGTTCGGTGTCGACCGTGCTCGTGCTGGCCGGCGTGGTACTGCCGCGACGCCGCGAGGGCCAGGACTGA
- a CDS encoding AzlD domain-containing protein, whose translation MTATFVIVCVSVGLGTYLFRYLPARLRGGERWGAARGPLGRYLGAFLGSVGVAAVAALLAASLAPYLPVTLAGGLGGGAPRDALAALAGLAATAAAFRWRRDVAVSTLVGAVAFGVAWWLA comes from the coding sequence GTGACCGCCACCTTCGTGATCGTCTGCGTGAGCGTGGGGCTCGGCACCTACCTCTTCAGGTACCTGCCGGCCCGCCTGCGCGGCGGCGAGCGGTGGGGCGCCGCGCGCGGGCCCCTGGGTCGCTACCTAGGCGCGTTCCTCGGCAGCGTCGGGGTGGCGGCGGTCGCGGCGCTCCTGGCCGCGTCGCTCGCTCCCTACCTGCCGGTGACCCTGGCGGGCGGGCTCGGCGGAGGCGCGCCGCGCGACGCCCTCGCGGCCCTGGCCGGCCTGGCGGCCACCGCCGCCGCCTTCCGGTGGCGCCGCGACGTGGCGGTCAGCACCCTCGTCGGAGCGGTGGCCTTCGGGGTGGCGTGGTGGCTCGCGTGA